Proteins encoded within one genomic window of Variovorax sp. OAS795:
- a CDS encoding response regulator, translated as MALITFLVEDNKTIRDNLVPALEDLVNGQVVGFAETESDALAWLAAHPRDWQLLIVDLFLKEGSGLGVLSGCKSRGPGQRVVVLSNYVTADIRARCEALGADAVFDKSRDLDAFIEYCNTDRPSGFAGLN; from the coding sequence ATGGCCCTCATCACGTTCCTCGTCGAGGACAACAAGACCATCAGGGACAACCTGGTACCGGCGCTCGAAGACCTGGTCAACGGCCAGGTCGTCGGCTTTGCCGAAACCGAGTCCGATGCGCTCGCCTGGCTCGCCGCCCATCCCCGCGACTGGCAACTGCTGATCGTCGATCTTTTCCTGAAGGAAGGCTCCGGCCTTGGCGTGCTCTCGGGCTGCAAGTCGCGCGGCCCGGGCCAGCGCGTGGTGGTGCTGAGCAACTACGTGACAGCCGACATCCGCGCGCGCTGCGAGGCCCTGGGCGCCGACGCAGTGTTCGACAAGTCGCGCGACCTCGACGCCTTCATCGAATATTGCAACACCGACCGGCCTTCGGGCTTTGCCGGGCTGAACTGA
- a CDS encoding branched-chain amino acid ABC transporter substrate-binding protein, protein MQLKWTAVALAALTLVACGKKEEAAAPAAPAPTAAAPAPAAPPADALIVKIGHVGPTSGAIAHLGKDNEFGAKMAIEDLNAKGLKIGDKVAKFELLAEDDAGDPKQGTAVAQKLVDSKVNGIVGHLNSGTTIPASKLYSDAGIPQISPSATNPKYTRQGFKTTFRVVADDTQLGGTLGKYAVETLKGKNIAVIDDRTAYGQGVAEEFEKAAKAAGATIVGHEFTTDKSTDFNAILTKLKATKPDVLFFGGMDAVGGPMLKQVKQLGLNVKFMGGDGLCTSELPKLAGDAIGEEMVVCAEAGGVDGDFKQPLEDFKAKFKAKNGVEVQIYAPYVYDAVNVLAEAMVKAGSSDPEKYLPEVGKVQYKGVTGPIAFDEKGDIKNGALTLFTYKGGVRTQIAVVR, encoded by the coding sequence ATGCAATTGAAATGGACTGCGGTCGCACTGGCTGCTCTCACGCTTGTGGCTTGCGGCAAGAAGGAAGAAGCTGCTGCTCCGGCCGCCCCGGCGCCCACGGCAGCGGCCCCCGCACCTGCAGCGCCTCCGGCTGACGCCCTGATCGTGAAGATCGGCCACGTCGGTCCCACCAGCGGCGCCATTGCCCACCTTGGCAAGGACAACGAGTTCGGCGCCAAGATGGCCATCGAAGACCTGAACGCCAAGGGCCTCAAGATCGGCGACAAGGTTGCCAAGTTCGAACTGCTCGCAGAAGACGACGCCGGCGATCCGAAGCAAGGCACGGCCGTGGCCCAGAAGCTGGTCGACAGCAAGGTCAACGGCATCGTGGGCCACCTGAATTCGGGCACCACCATTCCCGCTTCCAAGCTCTACAGCGACGCTGGCATTCCGCAGATCTCGCCGTCGGCAACCAACCCCAAGTACACGCGCCAGGGTTTCAAGACCACGTTCCGCGTGGTGGCTGACGACACGCAGCTCGGCGGCACGCTCGGCAAGTACGCGGTCGAAACCCTCAAGGGCAAGAACATCGCCGTGATCGACGACCGCACGGCCTATGGCCAGGGCGTTGCCGAAGAATTTGAAAAGGCGGCCAAGGCTGCTGGCGCGACCATCGTCGGCCACGAGTTCACCACCGACAAGTCGACCGACTTCAACGCCATCCTGACCAAGCTCAAGGCCACCAAGCCCGACGTGCTGTTCTTCGGCGGCATGGACGCCGTGGGCGGCCCGATGCTCAAGCAGGTCAAGCAACTCGGCCTGAACGTCAAGTTCATGGGCGGCGACGGCCTGTGCACCAGCGAACTGCCCAAGCTCGCTGGCGATGCCATCGGCGAAGAGATGGTGGTTTGCGCCGAAGCCGGCGGTGTGGACGGCGACTTCAAGCAGCCGCTGGAAGACTTCAAGGCCAAGTTCAAGGCCAAGAACGGCGTCGAAGTGCAGATCTATGCACCGTACGTCTACGACGCCGTGAACGTGCTGGCCGAAGCCATGGTCAAGGCCGGTTCGTCCGACCCTGAAAAGTACCTGCCGGAAGTCGGCAAGGTGCAATACAAGGGCGTGACCGGCCCGATCGCCTTCGACGAAAAGGGCGACATCAAGAACGGCGCACTGACGCTCTTCACCTACAAGGGTGGCGTGCGTACGCAGATCGCCGTGGTTCGCTGA
- a CDS encoding DNA polymerase III subunit chi, which produces MTEIGFHFNAPDKLNYACRLVRKAVNARGLQVVVVGEAQMLQAMDAALWQLSPSDFIAHCHADAPAHVVARSPVVLAAGSGDAASLPHREMLVNLGAEVPAGFERFERLIDIVSDDPEDRQIGRSRWRHYADRGYTIQPHDFARSAS; this is translated from the coding sequence GTGACCGAAATCGGCTTTCATTTCAATGCGCCGGACAAGCTGAACTACGCCTGCCGGCTGGTTCGCAAGGCCGTGAACGCGCGCGGCCTCCAGGTGGTCGTGGTGGGCGAGGCGCAGATGCTCCAGGCAATGGATGCCGCGCTCTGGCAGCTGTCGCCTTCGGACTTCATCGCCCATTGCCACGCCGATGCGCCAGCCCACGTGGTCGCGCGCTCGCCGGTGGTTCTTGCAGCCGGCAGCGGCGACGCGGCATCGCTGCCGCACCGCGAAATGCTCGTGAACCTGGGGGCCGAGGTCCCCGCGGGATTCGAGCGCTTCGAGCGCCTGATCGACATCGTGAGCGACGACCCGGAAGACCGGCAGATCGGCCGCTCGCGGTGGCGGCACTATGCGGACCGGGGCTACACCATCCAGCCGCACGACTTTGCAAGGAGCGCTTCCTGA
- a CDS encoding leucyl aminopeptidase, which produces MDFQLKTLTVARAAAEKSDLLIVLVGSAPLTAKDPLSALIASARKAGDLPDKAGKLLSLYQPDEVVAPRVVLAAIGDGKPASVRSGVIAAVNAAKANGPKRVTMVFAQDADGAAVAGAVAAAADASYVYTTTKPSNGENGRTIRNLTLGLPNAAALGKAFDEARATVAGIEFAKEWGNRPGNYCTPTLLADAAKGLGKLPRIKCEVLGPKEVQKLGMGSFAAVAQGSAEPLRFIVLRYQGGPRDQAPVVLVGKGITFDTGGVSLKPAAEMDEMKFDMCGAASVLGTFRALGEIQPAINVVGLVPTCENMNDGRAIKPGDVVTSMSGQTIEVLNTDAEGRLILCDALTYAKRFEPAAVIDIATLTGACVVALGGVRSGLFTADETLAAALQAAGEESQDRCWRLPLDDEYAEGLKSNFADVANVAGRAGGAITAAKFLQRFAGDFAWAHLDIAGTAWKSGAAKGSTGRPVGLLVSYLMARARGDAAAAAAAPKAARKSTGSASRKARSAQ; this is translated from the coding sequence ATGGACTTTCAGCTCAAGACCCTCACCGTGGCCCGCGCAGCGGCCGAAAAATCCGACCTGCTGATCGTGCTCGTCGGCAGCGCTCCCCTCACCGCCAAGGACCCGCTTTCCGCCCTGATTGCCAGCGCCCGCAAGGCCGGCGACCTGCCCGACAAGGCGGGCAAGCTGCTCTCCCTCTACCAGCCCGACGAAGTGGTGGCCCCTCGCGTCGTGCTTGCCGCCATCGGCGACGGCAAGCCCGCGTCGGTGCGCAGCGGCGTCATTGCGGCGGTCAACGCGGCCAAGGCCAACGGGCCCAAGCGCGTCACCATGGTTTTCGCGCAGGACGCCGATGGCGCCGCAGTGGCCGGTGCCGTTGCCGCGGCGGCCGACGCGAGCTATGTCTATACCACCACCAAGCCCTCGAACGGCGAGAACGGACGCACCATCCGCAACCTCACGCTCGGCCTGCCCAACGCCGCGGCGCTGGGCAAGGCCTTCGACGAGGCCCGTGCCACGGTCGCCGGCATCGAGTTCGCCAAGGAATGGGGCAACCGCCCCGGCAACTATTGCACGCCCACCTTGCTGGCCGATGCGGCCAAGGGCCTCGGCAAGCTGCCTCGCATCAAATGCGAGGTGCTCGGCCCCAAGGAGGTGCAGAAGCTCGGCATGGGTTCGTTCGCGGCCGTGGCGCAAGGCTCGGCCGAGCCGCTGCGTTTCATCGTGCTGCGCTACCAGGGCGGTCCCAGGGACCAGGCGCCCGTGGTGCTGGTCGGCAAGGGCATCACCTTCGATACCGGCGGCGTCTCGCTCAAGCCGGCCGCCGAAATGGACGAGATGAAGTTCGACATGTGCGGCGCGGCCAGCGTGCTGGGCACCTTCCGCGCGCTGGGAGAAATCCAGCCGGCCATCAACGTGGTGGGCCTCGTGCCCACCTGCGAGAACATGAACGACGGCCGCGCCATCAAGCCCGGCGACGTGGTCACCAGCATGAGCGGCCAGACCATCGAGGTGCTCAATACCGATGCCGAAGGGCGCCTCATCCTGTGCGACGCACTGACGTACGCCAAGCGCTTCGAGCCGGCCGCCGTGATCGACATCGCGACGCTCACCGGCGCGTGCGTGGTGGCACTGGGCGGCGTGCGCAGCGGTCTTTTCACCGCCGACGAAACACTGGCCGCGGCGCTGCAGGCCGCAGGCGAGGAATCGCAGGACCGCTGCTGGCGCCTGCCGCTGGACGACGAATATGCCGAAGGCCTGAAGAGCAACTTCGCCGACGTGGCCAACGTGGCGGGCCGGGCCGGCGGAGCGATCACCGCGGCCAAGTTCCTGCAGCGCTTTGCCGGCGATTTCGCCTGGGCGCACCTGGACATCGCCGGTACGGCCTGGAAGAGCGGGGCGGCCAAGGGCTCCACGGGCCGCCCGGTCGGGCTGCTGGTGTCCTATCTCATGGCGCGCGCCCGCGGCGATGCGGCAGCGGCAGCCGCGGCGCCAAAGGCCGCACGCAAGAGCACCGGTTCGGCCAGCCGAAAGGCTCGGTCTGCACAGTGA
- the lptF gene encoding LPS export ABC transporter permease LptF: protein MLFHSSLRKELSRSFGATLVVLVTIVMTMMLIRTLGLASKGSVNPSEVFLVMAYTVLGYMPTILSLSLFIAIVGTLSRMYRDSEMVIWFSSGRGLADFVQPLFRFAWPVLALIAVMALLGWPWANSQTIGMRAQYERRSDIERVTPGEFRESSGRMRVFFIDKDTPDGATATNVFIWAIERGLQITTSARSGRIENLGENRFLMLSNGQRLERPLLPTSGLKISEFETYGTRAGGNAALDGDATPARAKPTLQLLREPGDASRGELAWRVGMLLAAINFVLLALTVSSVNPRVGRSGNLLFALFAFVVYYNMLNLGQSWISSGRFGMGSFMLLLHGGVLLIGVAWLFLRNNNWGRRRNNDRVIAGGLPSQPAKIDPS, encoded by the coding sequence ATGTTATTCCATTCTTCCCTACGCAAGGAGCTGTCGCGCAGCTTCGGAGCGACCCTCGTTGTCCTGGTCACCATCGTGATGACCATGATGCTCATCCGCACCCTCGGGCTCGCCTCCAAGGGCAGCGTGAACCCGTCCGAAGTGTTCCTGGTGATGGCCTACACGGTGCTCGGCTACATGCCGACCATCCTGAGCCTGAGCCTGTTCATCGCCATTGTGGGCACGCTGTCGCGCATGTACCGCGACAGCGAGATGGTGATCTGGTTCTCCAGCGGGCGCGGGCTCGCCGACTTCGTGCAGCCGCTGTTTCGCTTTGCCTGGCCGGTGCTCGCGCTGATCGCCGTCATGGCGCTGCTGGGCTGGCCATGGGCCAACTCGCAGACCATCGGCATGCGCGCGCAGTACGAAAGGCGCAGCGACATCGAACGCGTCACGCCGGGCGAGTTCCGCGAATCCTCGGGGCGAATGCGCGTCTTCTTCATCGACAAGGACACGCCGGACGGCGCCACCGCGACCAACGTGTTCATCTGGGCGATCGAGCGCGGGCTGCAGATCACCACCTCCGCGCGCAGCGGCCGCATCGAGAACCTCGGCGAGAACCGCTTCCTGATGCTGAGCAACGGCCAGCGCCTGGAGCGTCCGCTGCTGCCCACCTCGGGCCTCAAGATCAGTGAGTTCGAGACCTACGGCACGCGCGCCGGCGGCAATGCGGCCCTGGACGGCGATGCCACCCCTGCGCGCGCCAAGCCCACGCTCCAGCTCCTGCGCGAGCCCGGAGACGCAAGCCGGGGCGAACTGGCCTGGCGGGTCGGCATGCTGCTGGCGGCCATCAATTTCGTGCTGCTCGCACTGACCGTCTCCAGCGTCAACCCGCGGGTGGGGCGAAGCGGCAACCTGCTGTTCGCGCTGTTCGCCTTCGTCGTCTACTACAACATGCTCAACCTCGGCCAGAGCTGGATCAGTTCCGGCCGCTTCGGCATGGGCTCCTTCATGCTGCTGCTGCACGGCGGCGTGCTGCTGATCGGCGTGGCGTGGCTGTTCCTGCGCAACAACAACTGGGGCCGGCGGCGCAACAACGATCGCGTGATCGCCGGCGGCCTGCCGTCCCAGCCCGCAAAAATCGATCCCTCGTGA
- the lptG gene encoding LPS export ABC transporter permease LptG, whose protein sequence is MKTIRRLIYVEALKAVAFVTLGFLSLFFFFDFVDELQSIGKPESLAYGPAQALIYVALLIPSHLYELLPITVLIGCIFVMARLAQSSEYTILRTSGLGPWRALRTLLLLGLGFVVLTFAIGDYIAPVSERTGQLLKSRYQGSYSLVGNTGAWLKEKRENVSYAVNVLSIARDGSLKNARIFEFDANGYVRKQLVAGSARIFDDHWELSDVELQDYDTRAAADKARIVTTKVPQLDWPTTLTAEMVSVALLRPDRMGTIDLFDYIRHLDANGQTAQRYEIQFWRKVFYPLSCLVMVVLALPFAYLHFRQAGITTYVFGGVMIGISFFLLNNVFGYLGNLSNWSPWLTAAAPGLIYSVMSLAAFSWLVLRR, encoded by the coding sequence GTGAAAACAATCCGACGCCTGATCTACGTCGAGGCACTGAAAGCCGTGGCTTTCGTGACCCTCGGCTTCCTGAGCCTGTTCTTCTTCTTCGACTTCGTCGACGAACTGCAGTCCATCGGCAAGCCCGAAAGCCTGGCCTACGGTCCCGCGCAGGCGCTGATCTACGTGGCCCTGCTGATTCCGAGCCACCTGTACGAGCTGCTCCCCATCACCGTGCTGATCGGCTGCATCTTCGTGATGGCGCGCCTTGCGCAAAGCTCCGAATACACCATTCTCCGCACCAGCGGCCTCGGTCCCTGGCGGGCGCTGCGCACCCTGCTTCTGCTCGGGCTCGGCTTCGTCGTGCTGACCTTTGCCATCGGGGACTACATCGCGCCGGTGTCCGAACGCACCGGCCAGCTGCTCAAGTCGCGCTACCAGGGCTCGTATTCGCTCGTGGGCAATACCGGCGCGTGGCTCAAGGAGAAGCGCGAGAACGTGTCCTATGCCGTGAACGTGCTGTCCATCGCACGCGATGGCTCGCTGAAGAACGCGCGCATCTTCGAGTTCGATGCCAACGGCTATGTGCGCAAGCAGCTGGTCGCGGGTTCGGCGCGCATCTTCGACGACCATTGGGAGCTCTCGGACGTCGAACTGCAGGACTACGACACGCGCGCCGCCGCCGACAAGGCCCGCATCGTCACCACCAAGGTGCCGCAACTCGATTGGCCGACCACGCTCACCGCCGAGATGGTGTCGGTGGCACTGCTCCGGCCGGACCGCATGGGCACGATCGACCTGTTCGACTACATCCGCCATCTCGATGCCAACGGCCAGACTGCGCAGCGCTACGAGATCCAGTTCTGGCGCAAGGTCTTCTACCCGCTGTCCTGCCTCGTGATGGTGGTGCTCGCGCTGCCCTTCGCCTACCTGCACTTCCGCCAGGCCGGCATCACCACCTATGTGTTCGGCGGCGTGATGATCGGCATCAGCTTCTTCCTGCTGAACAACGTGTTCGGCTACCTCGGCAACCTCAGCAACTGGTCGCCATGGCTCACGGCCGCGGCACCGGGCCTCATCTATTCGGTCATGTCGCTTGCCGCGTTCAGCTGGCTGGTTCTTCGAAGATAG
- a CDS encoding CbiX/SirB N-terminal domain-containing protein: MAADKARGIILLAHGSRDERWRAPIEAVAARVTALDPQARVVCAYMELAAPDLRTAAAALIASGARALRIVPLFLGMGKHAREDLPLQVDALRGNWPDVEIQLANIVGEEPELVELLARIATKS, from the coding sequence ATGGCAGCCGACAAAGCGAGGGGCATCATCCTGCTGGCCCATGGTTCGCGCGACGAGCGCTGGCGTGCGCCGATCGAGGCCGTGGCCGCGCGCGTCACTGCGCTCGACCCCCAGGCCCGCGTGGTTTGCGCCTACATGGAACTGGCCGCACCCGACCTGCGCACCGCCGCGGCGGCGTTGATCGCCAGCGGCGCACGGGCGCTGCGGATCGTTCCGCTGTTCCTTGGCATGGGAAAGCACGCGCGCGAGGATCTGCCCTTGCAGGTCGACGCGTTGAGGGGCAACTGGCCAGACGTCGAGATCCAGTTGGCCAACATCGTCGGCGAGGAACCCGAGCTGGTCGAATTGCTTGCCAGAATTGCCACCAAATCTTGA
- a CDS encoding CysB family HTH-type transcriptional regulator gives MNLHQFKFVQEAVRRNLNLTEAAKALHTSQPGVSKAIIELEEELGVEIFARHGKRLKRVTEPGQHVIASIELIMREVGNLKRIGEQFSAQDSGTLSIATTHTQARYVLPVPVARLREAYPKVNVSLHQGSPDQVARMVIDEIAEVGIATESLADYTELVTLPCYEWQHVLVLPKDHPLAGKDRISLEDLALEPIITYHPSFTGRTRIDHAFAQKKLTPRIALEAIDSDVIKTYVRLGLGVGIVAEMAVRDESNADLVVRPMGHVFGQNIARVAFKRSAYLRNFVFKFAELLSDRLDRNLIAKALSGHQQDYEL, from the coding sequence ATGAATCTGCACCAGTTCAAGTTTGTCCAGGAAGCCGTGCGGCGCAACCTGAACCTCACGGAAGCCGCCAAGGCGCTCCACACCTCGCAGCCGGGGGTGTCCAAGGCCATCATCGAGCTCGAGGAAGAACTCGGCGTCGAGATCTTCGCCCGCCACGGCAAGCGCCTCAAGCGGGTGACCGAGCCGGGCCAGCATGTCATTGCCAGCATCGAGCTGATCATGCGCGAAGTCGGCAACCTGAAGCGCATCGGCGAGCAGTTCAGCGCGCAAGACAGCGGCACCCTTTCGATCGCCACCACGCACACCCAGGCGCGCTACGTGCTACCGGTGCCGGTGGCCAGGTTGCGCGAGGCCTACCCCAAGGTCAACGTGAGCCTGCACCAGGGCTCGCCCGACCAGGTGGCGCGCATGGTGATCGACGAGATCGCCGAGGTGGGCATTGCGACCGAATCGCTGGCCGACTACACCGAGCTGGTGACGCTGCCCTGCTATGAGTGGCAGCACGTGCTGGTGCTCCCCAAGGACCATCCGCTGGCCGGCAAGGACCGCATCTCGCTCGAGGACCTGGCGCTCGAACCCATCATCACCTACCACCCGTCGTTCACCGGCCGCACGCGCATCGACCATGCCTTTGCGCAGAAGAAGCTCACGCCGCGCATCGCGCTCGAAGCCATCGACTCCGACGTGATCAAGACCTATGTGCGGCTCGGCCTGGGCGTGGGCATCGTGGCCGAGATGGCGGTGCGCGACGAGTCGAACGCCGATCTCGTGGTGCGGCCCATGGGCCATGTGTTCGGACAGAACATCGCGCGCGTGGCGTTCAAGCGCAGCGCCTACCTGCGAAACTTCGTATTCAAGTTCGCCGAGCTGCTGTCCGACCGGCTCGACCGCAACCTGATCGCCAAGGCCCTGAGCGGCCATCAGCAAGACTACGAACTCTGA